A portion of the Anthonomus grandis grandis chromosome 19, icAntGran1.3, whole genome shotgun sequence genome contains these proteins:
- the LOC126747277 gene encoding probable RNA-binding protein 19, whose protein sequence is MSRLIVKNLPKTVTEDKLRELFCNYGTITDVQLKYTKEGTFRRFSFVGYQNEEDADKAVQNLNNTFINTSKISVEKCALLGDSAKPKAWSKYAPDSSAFQKKNKPKKEKIKKETEPKVKKDEALEILEKYKDDPMFKEFMQAHGKGEKLEKLRENLIKLQKEHDKPQQKEDEGAKTPQEPLSDLDYMKMLMQGVKNSEVALVERKPRQKMEKKPKEKVKLFHLKLKDLPYKVKKKDIKEFFRPNTPFSIRIPRDIRGIAFVGYKTEKAFKKAVAKDKSFIKGKQIQVTPYEVKGQKQEEEPKDPKKGKWKSQEEALKNEEDIAESGKIFLRNLAYTTTEKEVEELFSKYGPIAEINLPIDSASRKPKGFGVVTFVMPEHAVKAYADLDGSVLHGRMMHLLPGKAKDLKEDEESKNPQNFKQKKLTQQKTQAGSAHNWNALFLGHDAVAEVIADNFDVDKSAVVGPDGKGSAAVRLAIGETQLVTQTRQYLEENGVQVDVFNLAPKVRSKTVILVKNLPSRTDPKEIRDVFAKFGDLGRVLMPPSGITAIVEFIEPSEARKAFAKLAYSKFKNTPLYLEWAPENSLLPEKEKTENVVVESNGPIEEEEEEEEELDPEPDSTLFVKNLNFETTDEGLKKHFSACGKIKYANVATKKDKNNPGAKLSMGYGFVQYYLKKSADTALKTLQQSQLDGKSLEIKRSERTLKNDVVASSTARKTAKVTKQTGSKLLVRNVPFQANRKEVFELFSTFGEIKALRLPKKLTPGAESHRGFAFVDYVSPTDAKSAFEALSQSTHLYGRRLVLEWATTEEGVEEIRKRTAEHFGEKEEVKSKKSVFNIE, encoded by the exons ATGTCCCGTTTAATCGTGAAAAACCTTCCGAAAACT GTCACAGAAGATAAGTTAAGGGAGCTTTTTTGCAACTATGGCACAATCACTGATGTACAACTAAAATACACTAAAGAAGGCACTTTTAGGAGGTTTAGCTTTGTGGGGTACCAGAACGAAGAGGATGCAGACAAAGCCGTACAAAACCTTAACAATACATTCATTAACACAAGTAAAATAAGTGTGGAAAAGTGTGCTTTATTGGGGGACTCCGCTAAGCCAAAAGCCTGGAGCAAATATGCCCCGGACAGCTCAGCTTTCCAAAAAAAGAATAAACCTAAAAAGGAAAAGATTAAGAAGGAAACTGAGCCCAAAGTAAAGAAAGATGAGGCCCTAGAGATCCTGGAAAAGTACAAAGACGATCCGATGTTCAAAGAGTTCATGCAGGCCCATGGCAAGGgagaaaaactggaaaaacttagagaaaacttaattaaattgcAAAAAGAACATGATAAGCCTCAGCAGAAGGAGGACGAGGGGGCAAAGACCCCCCAAGAGCCCCTGTCTGATCTTGATTATATGAAGATGTTGATGCAGGGGGTGAAAAATAGTGAAGTGGCTCTGGTGGAGAGGAAACCGAGGCAAAAAATGGAGAAAAAGCCCAaggaaaaagttaaattatttcatttaaag ctCAAAGATTTGCCTTATAAGGTGAAAAAGAAGGATATTAAGGAGTTTTTTAGGCCAAACACCCCATTTAGCATTAGGATCCCTAGGGACATCCGAGGGATTGCTTTTGTGGGTTATAAGACAGAAAAAGCCTTTAAGAAGGCCGTGGCAAAGGACAAGAGCTTTATCA AAGGTAAACAGATTCAGGTGACCCCCTATGAGGTGAAGGGTCAGAAGCAAGAAGAAGAGCCCAAAGACCCTAAAAAGGGCAAATGGAAGAGCCAAGAGGAGGCACTGAAGAACGAGGAAGATATCGCTGAGTCCGGAAAGATATTCTTAAGGAACTTGGCCTATACTACCACAGAAAAGGAGGTGGAAGAATTGTTTTCCAAGTACG GCCCCATCGCGGAAATTAACCTCCCGATCGACTCCGCCTCAAGAAAACCAAAAGGATTCGGGGTCGTAACGTTCGTGATGCCCGAGCATGCCGTTAAAGCGTACGCGGACCTGGACGGATCCGTTTTACACGGCAGAATGATGCACCTGTTACCCGGCAAAGCGAAAGACTTAAAAGAAGACGAGGAGTCAAAAAATCCGCAAAATTTCAAACAGAAAAAGTTGACGCAACAAAAAACCCAAGCCGGATCTGCGCACAACTGGAACGCCCTGTTTTTAGGTCACGACGCAGTGGCGGAAGTCATTGCCGACAACTTTGACGTCGACAAGTCGGCGGTGGTGGGACCGGACGGAAAAGGCAGCGCCGCAGTCCGGTTGGCCATCGGGGAAACCCAGCTGGTCACGCAAACCAGGCAGTATTTGGAAGAAAACGGGGTTCAGGTGGACGTTTTTAATTTG GCTCCGAAGGTGCGTTCGAAAACGGTCATCCTGGTGAAAAACCTCCCGTCCAGGACCGACCCCAAGGAAATCCGGGACGTTTTCGCGAAATTCGGCGACTTGGGGCGGGTGCTGATGCCCCCCAGTGGCATAACCGCCATCGTGGAGTTCATCGAGCCCTCCGAGGCCCGAAAGGCGTTCGCCAAGTTGGCCTattcgaaatttaaaaatacgccCCTGTATTTAGAGTGGGCACCGGAAAATTCCTTGCTACCTGAGAAAGAAAAGACAGAAAATGTTGTAGTTGAGTCGAATGGACCtatagaagaagaagaagaagaggaggaGGAGCTTGATCCAGAGCCGGACTCCACACTGttcgttaaaaatttaaactttgaaACCACCGATGAGGGTCTTAAAAAG CATTTTAGTGCTTGCGGCAAAATAAAATACGCGAACGTGGCCACGAAAAAGGACAAAAACAACCCGGGGGCTAAGTTGAGCATGGGCTACGGGTTCGTGCAATATTACCTCAAAAAGAGCGCCGATACGGCCCTGAAAACTCTCCAGCAAAGCCAACTGGACGGAAAATCTTTGGAAATCAAACGCTCCGAGAGAACTTTGAA GAACGACGTCGTAGCGAGTTCCACCGCAAGGAAAACCGCTAAAGTCACCAAACAGACCGGATCTAAGCTCCTGGTGCGAAACGTGCCCTTCCAAGCCAACCGCAAGGAGGTCTTTGAGCTTTTCAGCACTTTCGGGGAGATTAAGGCCTTAAGGCTCCCGAAGAAACTCACCCCCGGCGCGGAAAGTCATCGGGGGTTCGCTTTCGTCGATTATGTGTCTCCTACCGATGCAAAA TCTGCCTTTGAGGCTTTAAGCCAAAGCACCCATTTGTACGGCAGAAGATTGGTGCTCGAGTGGGCCACCACCGAGGAGGGAGTTGAGGAAATTAGAAAAAGAACTGCCGAACATTTTGGGGAGAAGGAAGAGGTAAAGTCTAAAAAGAGCGTCTTTAATATCGAGTAA